In the genome of Streptomyces sp. V2I9, one region contains:
- a CDS encoding ABC transporter substrate-binding protein, which translates to MPAPRSTVRRGLAALAALPLLAVAATACGYGSEAKDDDAKANVSAGGKKLSSDTVKIGYFPNLTHATALVGIQEGTIQKELGGTKVESTTFNAGPSEIEALNAGSIDLGFIGPSPSINGYSKSQGKGLRIISGSASGGVKLVVNPKKISTLDDLKGKKIATPQLGNTQDVAFLNWISEKGWKVDAQSGKGDVSVVRSDNKVTPDAYRSGDLDGAWVPEPTASKLVSQGAKVLLDETDLWPDKKFVITNIIVSQKFLDEHPDVVEAVLRGSVATNKWINANPEKAKASANEALEKLSGKPLAPEILDPAWESIEITDDPLAETLKTQAGHSVKSGLLKEPNLQGIYDLGPLNKILKAEGRPEVADAGLGVK; encoded by the coding sequence GTGCCTGCCCCCCGTTCCACCGTTCGCCGCGGCCTCGCCGCCCTGGCCGCCCTGCCGCTGCTCGCCGTGGCGGCCACCGCCTGCGGCTACGGCTCCGAGGCGAAGGACGACGACGCCAAGGCGAACGTCTCCGCCGGAGGGAAGAAGCTCTCCTCCGACACCGTGAAGATCGGATACTTCCCGAACCTCACGCACGCCACCGCCCTGGTCGGTATCCAGGAAGGCACCATCCAGAAGGAACTGGGCGGCACCAAGGTCGAGTCGACGACCTTCAACGCGGGCCCGTCCGAGATCGAGGCGCTCAACGCCGGCTCCATCGACCTCGGCTTCATCGGCCCCTCCCCCTCCATCAACGGGTACAGCAAGTCCCAGGGCAAGGGGCTGCGGATCATCTCCGGCTCGGCCTCCGGCGGGGTGAAGCTGGTCGTCAACCCGAAGAAGATCTCGACCCTGGACGACCTCAAGGGCAAGAAGATCGCCACCCCGCAGCTCGGCAACACCCAGGACGTGGCCTTCCTCAACTGGATCTCCGAGAAGGGCTGGAAGGTCGACGCCCAGAGCGGCAAGGGCGACGTCTCCGTGGTCCGCTCGGACAACAAGGTGACGCCCGACGCCTACAGGTCCGGTGACCTGGACGGCGCGTGGGTGCCCGAGCCGACCGCCTCGAAGCTCGTCTCCCAGGGTGCGAAGGTGCTCCTCGACGAGACGGACCTGTGGCCCGACAAGAAGTTCGTGATCACGAACATCATCGTGTCGCAGAAGTTCCTCGACGAGCACCCGGACGTGGTCGAGGCGGTGCTCAGGGGTTCGGTCGCCACCAACAAGTGGATCAACGCCAACCCGGAGAAGGCCAAGGCGTCCGCCAACGAGGCGCTGGAGAAGCTGAGCGGCAAGCCGCTGGCCCCGGAGATCCTCGACCCGGCGTGGGAGTCCATCGAGATCACCGACGACCCGCTGGCCGAGACGCTCAAGACGCAGGCCGGGCACTCGGTCAAGTCCGGTCTGCTCAAGGAGCCGAACCTCCAGGGCATCTACGACCTGGGCCCGCTGAACAAGATCCTCAAGGCCGAGGGCCGGCCCGAGGTCGCCGACGCGGGCCTCGGCGTCAAGTAG
- a CDS encoding ABC transporter ATP-binding protein translates to MATTTLTKAEDRTAVGHAARLTHVSKSFAGPTGAQLVLDDISLDVAPGEFVTLLGASGCGKSTLLNLVAGLDRPSAGSIETPGGRPALMFQEHALFPWLTAGKNIELALRLRGVPKAARRTEAERLLELVRLGGAYGKRVHELSGGMRQRVAMARALAQDSQLLLMDEPFAALDAITRDVLHDELTRIWAETNASVLFVTHNVREAVRLAQRVVLLSSRPGRIAREWTVDIEQPRRIEDTAVAELSVEITEELRGEIRRHGQH, encoded by the coding sequence ATGGCGACCACCACCCTCACCAAGGCCGAGGACCGTACGGCGGTCGGGCACGCCGCCCGTCTCACGCACGTCTCGAAGTCCTTCGCCGGACCCACGGGTGCGCAGCTCGTGCTGGACGACATCTCGCTCGATGTCGCTCCGGGCGAGTTCGTCACCCTCCTGGGGGCTTCCGGGTGCGGAAAGTCGACGCTGCTGAACCTGGTGGCCGGACTCGACCGCCCGTCCGCGGGGTCCATCGAGACCCCCGGCGGGCGGCCGGCCCTGATGTTCCAGGAGCACGCCCTCTTCCCGTGGCTGACCGCGGGCAAGAACATCGAACTGGCTCTGCGGCTGCGCGGGGTCCCGAAGGCGGCGCGCCGCACCGAGGCGGAGCGGCTGCTCGAACTGGTCCGGCTCGGCGGGGCGTACGGCAAGCGGGTGCACGAGCTGTCCGGCGGGATGCGGCAGCGCGTCGCCATGGCCCGCGCTCTCGCGCAGGACAGCCAACTGCTGCTGATGGACGAGCCGTTCGCGGCGCTGGACGCCATCACCCGCGATGTGCTGCATGACGAGCTGACCCGGATCTGGGCGGAGACGAACGCCTCGGTCCTCTTCGTCACGCACAACGTGCGCGAGGCCGTACGGCTGGCGCAGCGCGTCGTGCTGCTGTCCTCCCGGCCGGGCCGGATCGCCCGCGAGTGGACGGTCGACATCGAGCAGCCGCGCCGCATCGAGGACACCGCCGTGGCGGAGCTGTCCGTCGAGATCACCGAAGAACTGCGTGGGGAGATCCGCCGACATGGCCAGCACTGA